Proteins found in one Poecilia reticulata strain Guanapo linkage group LG6, Guppy_female_1.0+MT, whole genome shotgun sequence genomic segment:
- the hprt1l gene encoding hypoxanthine phosphoribosyltransferase 1, like isoform X2 → MDRTERLARDIIQDMGGHHIVALCVLKGGYKFFADLLDYIKVLNHNSDKSVPLTVDFIRVKSYCNDKSTNSVRVIGGDELSTLSGKNVLIVEDIVETGRTMQTLLSLLSECNPKMVKVVSLLVKRTPRSSGYRPDYIGFEVPDAFLVGYALDYNEYFRDLSHICILNDQAKEKYKV, encoded by the exons ATGGACAG GACGGAGCGTCTGGCGCGTGACATAATCCAGGACATGGGGGGACACCACATCGTGGCTCTGTGTGTGCTGAAGGGGGGCTACAAGTTCTTTGCAGACCTCCTAGACTACATTAAAGTGCTCAACCACAACAGCGATAAATCAGTCCCGCTGACGGTGGATTTCATTAGAGTGAAGAGCTACTGT AATGATAAGTCAACAAACAGTGTTAGAGTGATAGGAGGAGATGAGCTTTCCACCCTATCAGGGAAG AACGTTTTAATCGTTGAG GACATCGTAGAGACTGGACGGACGATGCAGACGTTACTTTCCCTGCTGAGTGAATGCAATCCCAAAATGGTTAAAGTTGTGAG CCTTCTGGTGAAGAGGACTCCGAGGAGTTCGGGCTACCGACCAGACT ACATTGGTTTTGAAGTACCGGATGCCTTCCTGGTGGGGTACGCTCTGGACTACAATGAATACTTCAGAGATCTCAGT CACATCTGTATACTGAACGATCAAGCCAAGGAGAAGTACAAAGTATGA
- the hprt1l gene encoding hypoxanthine phosphoribosyltransferase 1, like isoform X1, with translation MASYLQIADDEKGHDLDLFCVPRHYESDLDKVIIPHGLIMDRTERLARDIIQDMGGHHIVALCVLKGGYKFFADLLDYIKVLNHNSDKSVPLTVDFIRVKSYCNDKSTNSVRVIGGDELSTLSGKNVLIVEDIVETGRTMQTLLSLLSECNPKMVKVVSLLVKRTPRSSGYRPDYIGFEVPDAFLVGYALDYNEYFRDLSHICILNDQAKEKYKV, from the exons ATGGCTTCGTATCTGCAG ATCGCAGATGATGAGAAAGGACATGATCTAGACCTGTTCTGTGTGCCCAGACATTATGAGAGCGATCTGGACAAGGTGATCATCCCCCATGGACTCATCATGGACAG GACGGAGCGTCTGGCGCGTGACATAATCCAGGACATGGGGGGACACCACATCGTGGCTCTGTGTGTGCTGAAGGGGGGCTACAAGTTCTTTGCAGACCTCCTAGACTACATTAAAGTGCTCAACCACAACAGCGATAAATCAGTCCCGCTGACGGTGGATTTCATTAGAGTGAAGAGCTACTGT AATGATAAGTCAACAAACAGTGTTAGAGTGATAGGAGGAGATGAGCTTTCCACCCTATCAGGGAAG AACGTTTTAATCGTTGAG GACATCGTAGAGACTGGACGGACGATGCAGACGTTACTTTCCCTGCTGAGTGAATGCAATCCCAAAATGGTTAAAGTTGTGAG CCTTCTGGTGAAGAGGACTCCGAGGAGTTCGGGCTACCGACCAGACT ACATTGGTTTTGAAGTACCGGATGCCTTCCTGGTGGGGTACGCTCTGGACTACAATGAATACTTCAGAGATCTCAGT CACATCTGTATACTGAACGATCAAGCCAAGGAGAAGTACAAAGTATGA